The DNA segment CGCCGGAAGGCCGGGAAGACGTCATGGGTGATGGAGTGGTCGAGGATGCTGAACCCGTAGAACACCACGGTGCGCGGAAGGGCGGCCTGAGCGCGCATCGGCAGCCACGGCCAGATGCCGTAGACGAGGAGTCCCCCCATCACGATCACGGCGAACGTGCCTTTGATGCGCTGCCACAAGGCGCCATTCATGGGATTGCGTGAAATCCCTCTCTCGACCGCCGCTCGGTGGGGAGCGCGGCGCACATCCTAGGGGATGTCGAGCATTCCCCCAAAGCGCTCTGCCGCTCACGGCGCGGCATCCGCCGCTGGATCAGGGACGGTGGGTGCGCCTCAGGCGCTGCACGCGCTCCACGCCACCGTGGCGCGTGACCAGAACGACCTCCGAGCCCGGAGCACCTTCGAGTCGAGACTCGGCGTCATCTCCCTCCTCGTCCGCGAGCGTCACGCCGTCGATCGAGACCACGACGTCGCCGACCGTGATCCCGGCGCCCGATGCCGCGGATCCGCGCGCCACGGCGGCCACGCGCATGGCACCCCACCGGCGCTCGAGTCTCAGGCCGACGTGGCTCGAGGCGAAGGCGCGCGGCTCTCGTCCCGGCCTGGGCTCGAGCCACAGGACCTGGTTTCCGTAATCGAGGATGACGCGAAAGCGCTCGAGAAAGGTCGCACCCAGGAGCCCATGGATCCGCTCGGGGAGCGTGCCGCCGATGTCCGGCAATGCCCGGCGCGGAGCGATGCCGGCATCCACGCGGCTGATGGCGAGCGGGGGCGACGCCGCCGTGAGCTGCAGCCGAGGCACCACGGTGGCGCTCATGCGCGACGTGCCGAGCAGCGTATGGATGGGCACGTCGCGGAGCCAGGGCCAGGAAGGCGCGTGCGCCACGCGCTCGGCGATCACGTCGTCGAAGATGACGCAAGCCGAGGCGCCGGTGTCGAACAGCAGGGTCAGCGACGATCCGCACCACGTGCCATCCAGCTCGCACGCGCGAGCGTCCACGAGAATACGCCCGCCATCGAAGAGCCGGAACGGCACCGCAACGCCGTCTTTGGGAAGCACCGACGGGTACGCGGCCCGGGAACGTCGCACACGGCTCTCACGGGTCAGATCGCCGCGCGACGCGGAGTCACGCGCGACGACGGCGAGCCGCGGCGGAACGATCGCCCACTCGGAACGCGCGTAGTCGAGCGCGAGCGCCTTGTCCTGGATCATGCTGGGGCCGAGCAGGCCGATGACTCCGGCGTCGAGCAGCGAATCCTCGACCACGCCGCCAATCACCATTCCCGGAATCGATGACGATCCGAGCCGGATCGAGCTGAGAGGGCGGCGAACGATCTGGTAGAAGCTGCCGCCCGTCATCGTCGTGTCGACCTGGAGCCGGTTCCACGCCGACTCGGTCACCACCAGGCCGGGTGCGCCGGTGTCGAGCACGAGAAGCCCGGAGACCGACCGGCCCGACATCCGCAGCGTGGCATCGACGAGCACCTGGCCACGCTCGATGCGCACGGGAACGCGCTCGGTTCCCGGCGGCCACGACGACGACTCGGCGGGACCGCGAAAGGTGATGTCGGCACCCACGGCCGGCGCGCCGCACATCCACGCCATGAGGACGCAGACGGCGAGCGTCCGGTCCGCCGGGACCCTCAACCCATGCCCTTTCCGGGCATCGTCCGCTCGGTTCAGGCCGTTCCCCGCCGCGCCGGGTGATCGTCCGCGGGCGAGGGATGGATGCGCTCCTGCACCTGGCGGCGGAATTCCAGGGGGCTCGCGATGCGATCGAAGACTTCGTGGGTCCCGCCCGTGCCTCGAATGACCACTTTCCCGTATCCCGCCATGCGCCCGGCCAGGCTCTGGTCGACGCCGATGCTCTCCACTTTGGTGAGCATCAGCTCCACCGTGTTGCGCGCCACGATGCCGGTCTTGATCAGCACCCGATGGTTGGTCACCGCGATCTCCACGGATGACCGGCGCAGCACGCCGATCAGCACAGAGGCGGCGGCGAGAACCAGGCACACGGTCGCCGTGATCCACGCCGGACCCGAGCCGGACGCCAGGACGAGCGTCGTCACCGCGACCGAAGCGAGCACCACGGCGATCACGGCCGGCCAGAAGAGGACCGTCCAGTGAAGGCCCGTCCGGTAGTTCACCACTTCGCCGCGGGTCAGGGTCTCGTCGAGGTAGCTCACCGTCTCCTCCTTGG comes from the Candidatus Eisenbacteria bacterium genome and includes:
- a CDS encoding PH domain-containing protein translates to MSYLDETLTRGEVVNYRTGLHWTVLFWPAVIAVVLASVAVTTLVLASGSGPAWITATVCLVLAAASVLIGVLRRSSVEIAVTNHRVLIKTGIVARNTVELMLTKVESIGVDQSLAGRMAGYGKVVIRGTGGTHEVFDRIASPLEFRRQVQERIHPSPADDHPARRGTA
- a CDS encoding PDZ domain-containing protein — its product is MRVPADRTLAVCVLMAWMCGAPAVGADITFRGPAESSSWPPGTERVPVRIERGQVLVDATLRMSGRSVSGLLVLDTGAPGLVVTESAWNRLQVDTTMTGGSFYQIVRRPLSSIRLGSSSIPGMVIGGVVEDSLLDAGVIGLLGPSMIQDKALALDYARSEWAIVPPRLAVVARDSASRGDLTRESRVRRSRAAYPSVLPKDGVAVPFRLFDGGRILVDARACELDGTWCGSSLTLLFDTGASACVIFDDVIAERVAHAPSWPWLRDVPIHTLLGTSRMSATVVPRLQLTAASPPLAISRVDAGIAPRRALPDIGGTLPERIHGLLGATFLERFRVILDYGNQVLWLEPRPGREPRAFASSHVGLRLERRWGAMRVAAVARGSAASGAGITVGDVVVSIDGVTLADEEGDDAESRLEGAPGSEVVLVTRHGGVERVQRLRRTHRP